In Acinetobacter sp. C32I, one genomic interval encodes:
- a CDS encoding saccharopine dehydrogenase NADP-binding domain-containing protein — protein MTKLNYDLVVFGATSFVGQILTQYLAEYFATQKEQIRWAIAGRSQQKLQQVKDALGPIGQAVPILVADANNQTELDALCAQTRVVVSTVGPYALYGEPLIQACVNNGTDYCDLTGETQWIKHMITKYEAQAQQSGARIVHCCGFDSVPSDMGVYYLQQQAQQQFNAPATQVSMRVKTLKGGASGGTVASLINVIQEAAADPALRKDLLNPYILCPADHGNTQRQIYIKSAKFDPDFNAWIAPFVMAAVNERVVQRSNALSGNAYGNNFRYNEAILTGEGFKGRLKALAVVSGLGAFMLAAVSKPISQVMERYLLPKPGEGPTPEQQLAGRFDLRFVGKTDAGQSLKVKVTGDRDPGYGSTGKMLGQAALSLAIDHAKDGEKSTVQGGFWTPATMFDDRFIQRLTKHAGLSFEQV, from the coding sequence ATGACAAAATTAAATTATGATCTTGTGGTCTTTGGTGCGACTAGCTTCGTCGGCCAGATTCTAACCCAGTATTTGGCCGAATATTTTGCCACTCAAAAAGAACAGATCCGTTGGGCAATTGCTGGACGTTCCCAGCAGAAATTACAACAAGTCAAAGATGCGCTTGGCCCTATTGGTCAAGCTGTTCCGATCTTGGTCGCCGATGCCAATAATCAAACCGAACTCGATGCACTTTGTGCACAAACACGTGTGGTCGTCTCAACGGTTGGCCCATATGCTTTGTATGGTGAACCGTTAATTCAAGCCTGTGTGAATAACGGAACAGATTATTGTGATCTGACTGGAGAAACCCAGTGGATTAAACACATGATCACGAAGTATGAAGCGCAAGCACAGCAATCAGGTGCGCGTATTGTGCATTGCTGTGGATTTGATTCAGTTCCATCCGATATGGGTGTTTATTACCTGCAGCAACAAGCACAACAGCAGTTTAATGCGCCTGCCACTCAAGTTTCCATGCGGGTTAAAACCTTAAAAGGTGGTGCATCGGGTGGTACAGTTGCTAGCTTGATCAATGTGATTCAAGAGGCTGCGGCTGATCCTGCATTGCGTAAAGATCTACTTAATCCATACATTCTCTGCCCCGCAGATCATGGCAATACCCAAAGACAGATTTATATCAAAAGCGCCAAATTCGACCCTGATTTTAATGCATGGATTGCGCCTTTTGTCATGGCCGCTGTAAATGAACGTGTGGTACAGCGTTCTAATGCTTTATCGGGTAATGCCTATGGCAACAACTTTCGCTATAACGAAGCGATTTTGACAGGTGAAGGGTTCAAAGGACGTTTAAAAGCCTTAGCTGTGGTCTCTGGTCTGGGGGCATTTATGCTCGCTGCGGTCAGTAAACCGATTAGCCAAGTGATGGAACGTTACCTATTACCAAAGCCGGGAGAAGGCCCTACGCCAGAGCAACAATTGGCAGGACGATTTGACTTACGTTTTGTGGGTAAAACCGATGCAGGACAAAGTCTAAAAGTCAAAGTAACTGGTGACCGTGATCCTGGTTATGGTTCTACAGGAAAGATGTTGGGACAAGCAGCGCTGAGTCTTGCCATTGACCATGCCAAAGATGGCGAAAAATCGACTGTTCAAGGTGGCTTTTGGACACCTGCGACTATGTTCGATGATCGATTTATTCAACGTTTAACAAAGCATGCCGGGCTTAGCTTTGAGCAGGTTTAA
- a CDS encoding nitronate monooxygenase family protein, with amino-acid sequence MSKIPELMKNLRLPVIGSPLFIISTPKLVLAQCKAGVIGSMPALNARPAEKLEEWLKEITEGIAEHNALHPDRPAAPFAINQIVHKSNNRLEHDMELIVKYKVPIVITSLGARTEINDATHSYGGVVLHDVINNTFAKKAIEKGADGLIAVAAGAGGHAGVKSPFPLIQEIREWFDGPLALSGAISTGDAVLAAQAMGADFAYIGSAFIATHEANAEDAYKQAIVDHNSDEIVYSNLFTGVHGNYLAPSIRAAGLDPANLPEGNLKDMDFSTPNEDGTQHKVKPWRDIWGCGQGLNAIKATTSVEELVSRLEREYLAARKRLML; translated from the coding sequence ATGTCAAAAATTCCAGAATTAATGAAAAACCTGAGACTCCCTGTAATTGGTTCACCGTTATTTATTATTAGCACGCCCAAGCTGGTGCTGGCGCAATGTAAAGCTGGTGTGATTGGTTCCATGCCAGCATTGAATGCACGACCTGCCGAAAAGCTAGAGGAATGGCTAAAAGAGATTACTGAAGGAATTGCTGAGCATAATGCCTTACATCCAGACCGACCTGCGGCACCTTTTGCAATCAACCAGATCGTGCATAAAAGTAATAATCGTCTGGAACATGACATGGAACTGATCGTCAAATACAAAGTACCGATTGTGATTACATCACTTGGTGCAAGAACAGAAATCAATGATGCGACACATAGTTATGGTGGTGTCGTTTTACATGATGTTATTAACAATACCTTTGCTAAGAAAGCCATTGAAAAAGGGGCAGATGGTTTGATTGCAGTGGCTGCAGGTGCTGGTGGTCATGCAGGCGTCAAGAGTCCGTTTCCGTTAATTCAGGAAATCCGTGAATGGTTTGATGGACCTTTGGCTTTGTCGGGTGCGATTTCTACTGGCGATGCGGTTCTTGCTGCACAGGCGATGGGAGCAGACTTTGCTTATATTGGTTCAGCATTTATTGCCACACATGAAGCCAATGCAGAAGACGCTTATAAGCAGGCAATTGTCGATCATAATTCAGATGAAATTGTCTATTCCAATCTATTTACAGGTGTACATGGCAACTATCTGGCACCAAGTATTCGTGCGGCGGGGCTTGATCCAGCCAATTTACCTGAAGGTAATCTGAAAGATATGGATTTCAGTACACCGAATGAAGATGGTACACAGCATAAGGTCAAACCATGGCGTGACATCTGGGGATGTGGTCAAGGCTTAAATGCAATCAAAGCCACCACTTCAGTCGAAGAACTGGTAAGTCGGCTTGAAAGAGAGTATCTCGCAGCAAGAAAACGTCTCATGCTTTAA
- a CDS encoding acetoacetate decarboxylase family protein, whose translation MQSNKQFTEVEFGQQKVNVPKGGYYDRFRMNPDLDQVAQDPAAGNIDLFRKTPKQWVESRVGPVWAPNFYYRSGNVQVLMLAPLKQLKKKLPAPLEPLQAFPGYGLVALTFFTYSVCDNDPYNEVSVAIVVRKPNVHGSHALELINSIRQRHFYAHVLALPVDTEIARIRGVYGYQLPKWLTEIKVDISSKDVNASLTDTSGKIDLSLIAPTPNLHSVKSESHMSQATMLHLVDGKWQQTLVQSNVLSFGQKLLPRKVKLVRHGGPLSQLLDELGASKILRLDVVQDAQVILHLPKAL comes from the coding sequence ATGCAAAGCAATAAACAGTTTACTGAAGTTGAGTTTGGGCAACAAAAAGTCAATGTTCCCAAAGGTGGATATTATGACCGGTTTAGAATGAATCCCGATTTAGATCAAGTTGCACAAGATCCTGCCGCTGGCAATATTGATCTCTTTCGCAAAACGCCTAAACAATGGGTTGAATCGAGAGTTGGTCCTGTTTGGGCACCCAATTTTTATTATCGTAGTGGCAATGTACAAGTGCTGATGTTAGCACCACTTAAACAGCTCAAGAAAAAATTACCCGCGCCTTTAGAGCCTTTACAGGCCTTTCCCGGCTATGGGCTGGTCGCCCTTACCTTCTTTACATACTCTGTTTGTGATAATGATCCATATAATGAAGTCTCTGTCGCAATTGTGGTGCGTAAGCCTAATGTACATGGTTCTCATGCTTTAGAGCTCATCAACTCGATTCGTCAACGCCATTTTTACGCACATGTTTTAGCGCTACCTGTAGATACAGAAATTGCGCGGATCCGTGGTGTTTATGGTTACCAACTTCCTAAATGGCTCACTGAAATTAAGGTCGATATCAGCTCCAAAGATGTGAATGCGAGCCTAACGGATACATCTGGCAAAATCGATTTAAGCCTGATTGCCCCAACACCCAATTTACATTCAGTAAAATCTGAATCACATATGAGTCAAGCGACGATGTTACATCTGGTGGATGGCAAATGGCAGCAAACCTTGGTTCAATCTAATGTCTTATCTTTTGGACAAAAACTTCTGCCTAGAAAAGTCAAATTAGTCCGTCATGGTGGTCCTTTAAGTCAATTATTAGATGAACTTGGTGCGTCGAAGATTCTTCGTTTAGACGTGGTTCAAGACGCACAAGTTATTCTCCATTTGCCCAAAGCACTTTAA
- a CDS encoding NAD(P)H-dependent oxidoreductase: MTTLLHIDASVRAAFNPNPSHNSISKNIAKRFIETLQQQQVIDEYIYRDVGMNPPAFISQDWIGAVFSPEEKRTTAQKEILTLSDQLIAEVAAADLIVISSPMYNYGMPAQLKAWFDQIIRINKTFDFDLARGDFPLSPLLSGKRLVIITSSGEFGFEADGIRANQSHLVPHLRTLSKYLGVEHIDEIASEYQEFADIRHQKSLDNALNQAETLATELALSQQRNSTLHVEYE, encoded by the coding sequence ATGACAACCTTATTACATATTGATGCCAGTGTTCGAGCAGCTTTCAATCCGAATCCAAGTCATAACTCCATTTCCAAAAATATCGCAAAACGCTTTATTGAGACTTTACAACAGCAACAAGTGATAGATGAGTATATTTATCGTGATGTAGGCATGAATCCACCCGCTTTTATTAGTCAAGACTGGATTGGTGCGGTGTTTAGCCCTGAAGAAAAAAGAACAACCGCGCAAAAGGAAATCTTAACTTTATCTGATCAATTGATTGCCGAAGTTGCAGCAGCCGATCTCATTGTGATTTCATCACCGATGTATAACTATGGTATGCCTGCACAACTAAAAGCGTGGTTTGATCAAATCATTCGTATCAATAAAACCTTTGACTTTGATCTTGCGCGTGGCGACTTTCCACTTAGCCCTTTACTGTCAGGTAAACGCTTGGTGATTATCACATCAAGTGGAGAATTTGGTTTTGAAGCCGATGGTATTCGCGCCAATCAAAGCCATCTTGTGCCGCATCTGCGCACTCTCAGCAAATATTTAGGGGTTGAGCATATTGATGAAATTGCATCTGAATATCAGGAATTTGCAGATATTCGACATCAAAAATCTTTAGACAATGCATTGAATCAAGCAGAAACACTCGCAACAGAATTAGCACTTTCTCAGCAACGGAACAGCACGTTGCATGTGGAATATGAATAA
- a CDS encoding DUF3817 domain-containing protein, which yields MSAMTKKLQQMRFASVLEAVTLLLLFLVAIPLKYAFDLPIATKIMGPIHGLAFLFYLWNLVRTASLWSGVELFRLFVLAFIPFGGFFNEKYIAQRQAKL from the coding sequence ATGAGCGCAATGACAAAGAAGTTGCAACAGATGCGGTTTGCTTCTGTGCTTGAAGCCGTCACTTTATTGTTGCTATTCCTCGTGGCGATTCCACTCAAGTACGCATTTGATTTACCGATAGCGACAAAGATCATGGGGCCGATTCATGGTCTGGCATTTTTATTCTATCTTTGGAACTTAGTCCGTACTGCTTCACTTTGGTCTGGCGTAGAATTGTTTCGATTATTTGTGCTTGCCTTTATTCCATTTGGTGGCTTCTTTAACGAAAAATACATTGCACAACGTCAAGCCAAACTATAA
- a CDS encoding LysR family transcriptional regulator: MQVSLQALKAFESAARLGSFKLAAEELSLTPTAISHHVSNLESRLNVDLFYRQVRKISLTETGEKLAIAISKGFRTIEDALEEVSTASRVIKITTTSSLAAMVLIPAMQAFIEKYPEISIEISTGESLENHLYALPIRYGAASSVAVSDIIRYESFNGFAAARLDMSVWTEQAITLWSTEWKNKNLPKSPLPTWLEKNNLEGKSITVQHFDQEIFGIQEALASDGLVFCSSTLVHRLIHAKLLQTLPTQPVQSELCYYIPNKEQLKRRNRNMNELILWVEALLNQ; the protein is encoded by the coding sequence ATGCAGGTTTCCTTACAAGCATTGAAAGCATTTGAATCTGCAGCTCGCCTAGGCAGTTTTAAATTGGCTGCGGAGGAGTTGTCCTTGACACCAACTGCAATTTCTCATCATGTCAGCAATTTGGAAAGCCGTTTAAATGTAGACTTGTTTTATCGGCAGGTTAGAAAAATCAGCTTAACCGAGACTGGCGAGAAATTAGCGATTGCAATTTCTAAAGGATTTCGGACCATTGAAGATGCTTTGGAAGAGGTGAGTACCGCCAGCAGAGTGATTAAGATCACCACAACGTCATCCTTGGCAGCAATGGTTTTGATTCCAGCCATGCAGGCATTTATTGAAAAGTATCCAGAGATCTCTATCGAAATCTCTACTGGAGAAAGTCTGGAAAATCATCTATATGCGCTACCAATCCGCTATGGTGCTGCTTCATCCGTTGCTGTATCAGATATTATTAGATATGAGTCATTTAATGGGTTTGCGGCAGCACGACTAGATATGAGTGTCTGGACTGAACAAGCAATTACACTATGGAGTACAGAATGGAAAAATAAGAATTTACCAAAATCTCCATTACCAACATGGCTTGAGAAAAATAATTTAGAAGGAAAAAGCATAACTGTGCAGCACTTTGACCAAGAAATTTTTGGTATCCAAGAGGCGCTTGCCAGTGATGGATTGGTATTTTGTTCAAGCACATTAGTTCATCGTTTAATCCATGCGAAATTGCTGCAAACGTTGCCAACACAGCCCGTACAATCTGAGCTGTGCTATTACATTCCAAATAAAGAGCAGTTAAAACGCCGAAATAGAAACATGAATGAACTGATTTTGTGGGTAGAAGCATTGTTAAATCAATAA
- a CDS encoding FecR domain-containing protein produces MAINKQEHHQLVEEAALWIVQLSSDDESTRKNAQLQFNQWKQNSQQHQKIAADIEQCILSIQNVSQSTQHKKVVKSALKAGLGSAKVYKNLRVGSAFAIASVVLGGSIFYLSDTSIAYLQADIRGDSAQWTTQTLQDGSRLILRGKSAVNINFQANQRVVELVQGQIHVDVAKDPQRPFLVKTKHGQIQALGTAFSVNYTSSTTELKMLHSRVRVQTANKYAKQQVIVSAGQAVSMNQNGLQSGPALNIYNEQQKWNKHQLMVEDLPLDQVLKELDQNYKGKILFNAEALSKIQVNAVLPLDQTQEALKLLSTVFPKLKVYQITPYLIVIL; encoded by the coding sequence ATGGCAATCAATAAACAAGAGCATCATCAGTTGGTGGAAGAAGCTGCATTATGGATTGTGCAGTTAAGTTCAGATGATGAATCAACTCGGAAGAATGCTCAATTGCAGTTTAATCAGTGGAAGCAGAACAGCCAGCAACATCAAAAAATTGCAGCTGATATTGAGCAATGTATTCTCTCGATTCAAAATGTATCTCAAAGCACACAACATAAGAAAGTAGTGAAATCAGCACTTAAAGCGGGTTTGGGTTCAGCGAAAGTCTATAAAAACCTGAGAGTAGGCAGTGCTTTTGCGATTGCATCCGTAGTCCTTGGTGGTAGTATTTTTTATCTGTCAGATACCTCTATTGCCTATTTACAGGCAGATATTCGGGGGGATTCAGCGCAATGGACCACCCAAACCTTACAAGATGGTTCGCGTTTAATTTTACGGGGTAAGAGTGCAGTCAATATCAATTTTCAAGCCAATCAAAGAGTTGTTGAGTTAGTCCAAGGTCAGATTCATGTGGATGTGGCTAAAGATCCACAGCGGCCATTTTTAGTCAAAACCAAACATGGGCAGATTCAGGCATTAGGGACAGCGTTTAGTGTGAATTACACATCTTCTACTACTGAGTTAAAAATGCTGCACTCTCGGGTACGTGTACAAACAGCAAATAAGTATGCTAAACAACAAGTGATTGTAAGCGCGGGACAAGCTGTCAGTATGAATCAAAATGGCTTGCAATCAGGGCCAGCATTGAATATTTATAATGAACAACAAAAATGGAATAAACATCAATTGATGGTAGAGGATTTACCGCTCGATCAGGTGTTAAAAGAATTAGATCAAAACTACAAAGGTAAAATTCTTTTTAATGCTGAGGCATTAAGCAAGATTCAAGTGAATGCTGTGTTGCCCTTAGATCAGACCCAGGAAGCACTCAAATTATTGTCAACCGTTTTTCCAAAGTTAAAGGTTTATCAAATAACCCCTTATCTCATTGTTATTTTATAA
- a CDS encoding MerR family transcriptional regulator: MNISELSKQSGLSTPTIRYYEQIKLLPKAKRKSNGYREYSENDLKQLFLIQQAQQVGFSLTEIKAFLPSNVSSWNHDILIGLLESKIKDIEELEQKLAVSKQNLQMMIVAINSKPDEITCEENAQRLLNLYYTNEKA; the protein is encoded by the coding sequence ATGAATATCAGTGAATTATCTAAACAAAGTGGTTTAAGCACCCCAACGATTCGTTATTATGAGCAAATCAAGCTGTTACCGAAGGCTAAACGCAAATCAAATGGCTATCGGGAATATAGTGAAAATGATCTCAAACAGCTATTCCTGATCCAACAAGCACAGCAAGTCGGCTTTTCTCTGACAGAAATTAAAGCGTTCTTACCATCGAATGTCTCTTCATGGAATCATGACATTCTGATTGGCTTGCTCGAAAGCAAGATCAAGGATATTGAAGAACTAGAGCAAAAACTGGCAGTGAGTAAGCAAAATCTGCAAATGATGATTGTGGCGATCAATAGCAAACCAGATGAAATCACCTGCGAAGAAAATGCACAGCGTTTGCTCAATTTGTACTATACCAACGAGAAAGCTTAA
- a CDS encoding NADH:flavin oxidoreductase/NADH oxidase family protein → MKVFEQLVFPNGSHIPNRIAKAAMEENMADLNHAPSEELMRLYQAWADGGVGLIITGNVMVDRRAMTGPSGVVLEDEKYLDTFKRWAQIGRSKGAQVWLQINHPGRQMQSNLGQETWAPSAVALDLGKMSDRFNTPIEMNQDMINEVIQRFANTARLGEKAGFTGVEIHAAHGYLLSQFLSPLSNKRQDQWGGSLENRARILIEIVKAVRAVVSDRFTVAVKLNSADFQRGGFSAEDAQQVVMMLNELAVDLVELSGGSYEAPAMQGQARDGRTLAREAYFLEFAQEIGKVAKMPVMVTGGIRRKQVAEQVIESGVDMVGIATALAIDPNLPNEWKQGQNTAPELKAITWENKTLASLANMATVKFQLRKLSLGKSTNPKVSPLWALILQQSAMTCRTRQYKNRMRTYSLSS, encoded by the coding sequence ATGAAAGTATTTGAACAATTAGTTTTCCCAAATGGTTCACATATCCCCAATCGCATTGCAAAAGCTGCAATGGAGGAAAATATGGCGGATTTAAACCATGCACCATCTGAAGAGCTGATGCGTTTATACCAAGCTTGGGCGGATGGAGGTGTAGGTTTGATTATCACAGGTAATGTCATGGTGGATCGTCGTGCTATGACAGGACCCAGTGGTGTCGTTCTGGAAGATGAAAAATATTTGGATACATTCAAACGCTGGGCGCAAATCGGTCGTTCGAAGGGTGCACAAGTGTGGTTGCAAATCAATCATCCTGGCCGTCAAATGCAATCCAATTTAGGTCAAGAGACTTGGGCGCCTTCTGCGGTTGCCTTAGATTTAGGCAAAATGTCAGATCGTTTTAATACCCCGATTGAAATGAACCAAGACATGATTAATGAAGTCATTCAACGTTTTGCCAACACTGCACGTTTAGGAGAAAAAGCAGGCTTTACTGGTGTTGAAATCCATGCGGCACATGGTTATTTACTCAGTCAGTTTCTTTCGCCACTCAGTAATAAGCGTCAAGATCAATGGGGTGGTTCTTTGGAAAATCGTGCACGTATTTTGATTGAGATTGTTAAAGCGGTGCGTGCTGTGGTTTCAGACAGATTTACAGTGGCGGTAAAGCTGAACTCGGCTGACTTCCAACGCGGTGGTTTTAGTGCTGAAGATGCACAGCAAGTGGTTATGATGCTCAACGAACTGGCTGTTGATCTGGTTGAGTTATCTGGCGGTAGCTATGAAGCACCGGCAATGCAAGGTCAGGCACGCGATGGACGTACCTTGGCGCGAGAAGCTTACTTCTTAGAGTTTGCTCAAGAAATTGGTAAAGTGGCCAAGATGCCTGTGATGGTGACGGGAGGAATCCGTCGCAAACAAGTGGCTGAACAGGTCATTGAAAGTGGTGTTGATATGGTTGGAATTGCTACAGCTTTGGCAATCGATCCAAATCTCCCAAATGAGTGGAAACAAGGGCAAAATACGGCACCAGAGTTGAAAGCAATTACATGGGAAAATAAAACCTTAGCGTCACTCGCCAATATGGCCACAGTGAAATTCCAGTTACGTAAACTCAGTCTTGGTAAATCAACCAATCCAAAAGTTTCTCCGCTTTGGGCGTTGATTTTGCAACAATCAGCGATGACATGTCGTACGCGCCAATATAAAAATCGAATGCGTACATATTCACTTTCATCTTAA
- a CDS encoding type 1 glutamine amidotransferase domain-containing protein encodes MSKRILHVVTNISKYEGIDRPTGLWLGELTHAYDEFEKQHYLQDIVSPNVGHSPIEPKSLERFVADASVLKRKNDPVFMQLLETTKKPSEINWQDYDAIYYTGGHGVMWDFLDNAELQNISKNIYEHGGIVASVCHGYCGLLNVQLSNGQYLIQGKKLTGFAWCEEVLAGVAKKVPYNAEELAKQRGALYQRKFIPFLPNVVRDANLITGQNPFSARVTAFAIIDALEAKA; translated from the coding sequence ATGTCAAAACGTATTCTCCATGTGGTAACCAACATCTCTAAATATGAGGGTATCGATCGTCCAACTGGATTATGGTTAGGGGAACTGACGCATGCCTATGATGAATTTGAAAAGCAACATTATCTTCAAGACATTGTCAGCCCAAACGTTGGGCATTCGCCGATCGAACCTAAATCATTAGAACGTTTTGTTGCCGATGCTTCTGTACTTAAACGTAAAAATGATCCCGTTTTTATGCAGCTCTTGGAAACCACCAAAAAGCCCTCTGAGATTAACTGGCAAGATTATGATGCAATCTATTACACCGGTGGGCATGGGGTGATGTGGGACTTCCTAGACAATGCTGAATTGCAGAACATCAGCAAAAATATTTATGAACATGGTGGCATTGTTGCCAGTGTCTGCCATGGTTATTGTGGATTGCTCAATGTTCAGTTATCAAATGGACAATATTTAATTCAAGGAAAAAAGCTGACAGGCTTTGCATGGTGTGAAGAGGTATTGGCTGGTGTGGCAAAGAAAGTACCTTATAATGCTGAAGAGCTGGCAAAACAACGTGGCGCACTTTATCAAAGAAAATTCATTCCATTTCTACCCAATGTGGTGCGTGATGCGAACTTGATTACTGGGCAGAATCCATTTTCTGCACGTGTTACCGCATTTGCGATAATTGATGCTTTAGAAGCTAAAGCATGA
- a CDS encoding alpha/beta hydrolase yields the protein MAFVTTKDGVDIFYKDWGPRDAQVLFFHHGWPLSSDDWDVQLLFFLNEGFRVVAHDRRGHGRSSQVWDGHDMDHYADDVAAVVQHLGIKNAIHIGHSTGGGEVAHYIARHGEANVAKAVLVSAVPPIMVKTANNPDGLPKEVFDDLQNQLFKNRSQFYYDLPAEPFYGFNRPDANPSEPVIWNWWRQGMMGGAKAHYDGIVAFSQTDFTEDLKKISVPVLVMHGDDDQVVPYENSGALSAKLVQNGTLKTYKGFSHGMLTVNADVINPDLLAFIRS from the coding sequence ATGGCATTCGTTACGACAAAAGATGGTGTAGATATTTTTTATAAAGATTGGGGACCTCGCGATGCACAGGTCTTATTTTTTCATCATGGTTGGCCACTCAGCTCAGATGATTGGGATGTCCAACTATTATTCTTTCTAAATGAGGGTTTCCGTGTTGTAGCACATGACCGTCGCGGGCATGGTCGTTCCAGTCAAGTCTGGGATGGGCACGATATGGACCATTATGCAGATGATGTTGCAGCTGTTGTACAGCATCTTGGGATTAAAAACGCGATTCATATCGGCCATTCAACAGGCGGTGGTGAGGTGGCTCACTATATTGCACGTCATGGCGAAGCGAATGTTGCCAAGGCCGTTTTGGTGAGTGCGGTACCACCTATTATGGTCAAAACAGCCAATAATCCTGATGGTCTGCCGAAAGAAGTCTTTGATGACTTGCAAAATCAGTTATTTAAAAACCGCTCGCAATTTTACTATGATTTACCAGCGGAGCCTTTCTACGGTTTTAACCGTCCAGATGCAAATCCATCTGAACCTGTGATCTGGAATTGGTGGCGTCAGGGCATGATGGGTGGGGCAAAAGCACATTATGATGGCATTGTGGCCTTTTCCCAGACTGATTTTACGGAAGACCTGAAAAAAATTTCAGTCCCTGTACTGGTAATGCATGGTGACGATGATCAGGTGGTACCGTATGAAAATTCTGGGGCACTATCGGCCAAATTAGTACAAAACGGGACTTTAAAAACCTATAAAGGTTTTTCTCATGGCATGTTAACCGTGAATGCCGATGTCATTAATCCAGACCTATTGGCATTTATTCGCTCATAA
- a CDS encoding sigma-70 family RNA polymerase sigma factor: MNKTPMLVDQLYRNHRGWLHQWLRQKIGNTDQAADLVQDTFIKLLQTRDELLGIKEPRAYLTSIAKNLLIDQVRRKRIEQAYLDGLSQMEYMLDGVASPEDQMQIIQALDQLCKALEDVSAKAQQAFILHYLEGYTHKEVAERLGVSTKMIQKYLANCLIRCYQARLEMDFNT, translated from the coding sequence GTGAACAAAACCCCTATGCTTGTAGATCAGTTATACAGAAACCATAGAGGCTGGCTTCATCAATGGTTGAGACAGAAAATAGGCAATACTGATCAAGCTGCTGACTTAGTACAAGATACTTTTATTAAATTACTGCAAACACGGGATGAGCTGCTGGGCATTAAAGAACCTCGCGCTTATCTTACTTCAATAGCAAAAAACTTACTCATCGACCAAGTCCGTCGCAAACGCATTGAGCAAGCCTATTTAGATGGCTTAAGCCAGATGGAATATATGCTGGATGGTGTTGCCTCACCTGAAGATCAAATGCAGATTATTCAGGCGCTGGACCAGCTTTGTAAGGCATTGGAAGATGTCTCTGCTAAAGCACAACAAGCATTTATTTTGCATTATCTGGAAGGCTATACGCATAAAGAGGTAGCCGAACGGTTGGGTGTTTCAACCAAAATGATTCAAAAATATTTAGCAAATTGTTTGATTCGTTGCTATCAGGCGCGTTTAGAAATGGATTTCAATACTTAA
- a CDS encoding type 1 glutamine amidotransferase domain-containing protein yields the protein MFKVWNFAKWLIGIFMLIFISNMTYATEAAQQHIQAKPKGKILVVMTNHSVYPTRSDRTGLWLTELTHFYDVAQAAGYDMDFVSPQGGAVPLDERSLKPIYIDQSAKKHLADPQFMQRLSNTLTPNAIDPSRYKAIYYTGGHGTMWDFPNNQGLKQISEKIYQQGGVVSAVCHGVGGLLPLQTPTGQPLIAGRTVTGFANIEETLSGIKSQVPFSLQDGLVQRGATYKRALFPFTSFVIADDRIITGQNPQSSKEIAEAVVKRLNSLN from the coding sequence ATGTTTAAAGTTTGGAACTTTGCAAAGTGGTTGATTGGCATTTTTATGCTCATATTCATCAGTAATATGACCTATGCAACCGAAGCTGCTCAACAACATATACAAGCTAAGCCAAAAGGCAAAATTTTGGTGGTGATGACCAACCACTCAGTTTACCCAACTCGATCAGATAGGACAGGATTGTGGCTGACTGAACTCACCCATTTTTATGATGTCGCACAAGCGGCTGGCTATGACATGGATTTTGTCAGTCCACAAGGTGGTGCTGTACCGCTAGATGAACGTAGTCTTAAGCCGATTTATATTGATCAATCAGCAAAAAAACACTTGGCTGATCCTCAATTCATGCAACGCTTAAGCAATACGCTAACGCCTAATGCCATTGATCCTTCCCGCTATAAAGCGATTTATTACACAGGTGGACATGGCACCATGTGGGATTTTCCCAACAACCAAGGCCTCAAGCAAATCAGCGAAAAGATTTATCAGCAAGGCGGCGTGGTATCGGCAGTATGTCATGGTGTAGGTGGGTTATTGCCGCTTCAAACCCCAACGGGTCAACCCCTCATTGCAGGCCGTACGGTTACAGGCTTTGCCAATATTGAAGAGACTTTATCAGGAATTAAGTCCCAAGTTCCGTTCTCGTTGCAAGATGGATTAGTACAACGAGGAGCAACATATAAACGAGCTTTATTTCCATTTACTTCTTTTGTGATCGCTGATGATCGGATTATTACGGGGCAAAATCCACAATCCAGTAAAGAAATTGCAGAGGCAGTCGTTAAGCGCTTAAATAGTTTGAATTAG